One genomic window of Motacilla alba alba isolate MOTALB_02 chromosome 1, Motacilla_alba_V1.0_pri, whole genome shotgun sequence includes the following:
- the LOC119706202 gene encoding apovitellenin-1-like, giving the protein MLQSRALVIALILLLSTTLSEVQSKSIFEKDRRELLAIPETIASYFYEAVNKVSPKVSQFLLDTVQSPTVIAARQRIAKEATKVSIMFEQLIEKIKNLWYTRVLGY; this is encoded by the exons ATGCTGCAATCCAGGGCATTGGTGATAGCTCTGATTCTGCTCCTTAGCACCACTCTCTCCG AAGTGCAGTCAAAGTCCATCTTTGAGAAAGACCGTCGTGAGTTGCTGGCTATCCCTGAGACTATTGCATCTTACTTCTATGAAGCTGTCAACAAGGTGTCCCCGAAAGTCAGTCAGTTCTTGTTGGATACTGTCCAGAGTCCAACAGTTATTGCGGCCAG ACAGAGAATCGCCAAAGAAGCAACTAAAGTCAGTATAATGTTTGAACAGCtgattgaaaaaataaagaacctGTGGTACACAAGAGTCCTAGGCTATTAG
- the ILDR1 gene encoding immunoglobulin-like domain-containing receptor 1 produces MAPRGRCWWALLLAWLPAGCLSLLVTVQDVERYTTLFATVILKCDYSTSAQLQDVVVTWRFKSFCKDPIFDYYSASYQAGLALGQDPSDDCNDSQRKVRIVIQKYGQKDPVLGIDYQQRKITIQNRADLVISEVMWWDHGMYYCTVEAPGDTSGDADKEVKLIVLHWLTVLLIILGGLLLLLLIGICWCQCCPQYCCCHIQCGCCPTRCCCNQKVLERQRFMKRAQALAPWLSPNMIYGAGDRNSKLSSYQLNPLLQQDVSLQNSLPLVQPQAQLSHNNGVLDYLESEIQNLNMSQLRPPSHQRQAVHPSLLSSLGSDIMPPPLADHISSIHRSSNSSQPQRAARAPRPWDSAAEDRRENRRWPLPRSGDSHSSYSQEPWDRQREDHPQRQRTGGYNDRPQHSRRDVSPPRQAERGKGSSSFYPEETKERSNHYRGGRQEFGGRREYEHHAGRSNYSGQRRHSYSPPSSRRGSWSSSEEQVRLPVSNRRRRNHRSREWPEEKPPSYRSLEIIPAQDKKHKGSAGTRSDRGSSHSGRSIVI; encoded by the exons GTTGCCTCTCGCTCCTGGTGACAGTGCAGGATGTCGAGCGTTACACCACCTTATTTGCCACTGTCATCCTCAAGTGTGACTACAGCACCTCGGCACAACTGCAAGACGTGGTGGTGACCTGGCGCTTCAAATCCTTCTGCAAGGACCCCATCTTTGACTACTACTCAGCCT CATACCAGGCTGGTTTAGCCCTTGGCCAGGACCCCTCAGATGACTGCAATGACAGCCAGCGGAAGGTGCGCATTGTTATCCAGAAATATGGGCAGAAGGACCCTGTGCTGGGCATTGACTACCAGCAGCGAAAGATCACCATTCAGAACC GAGCAGACCTTGTCATCAGTGAGGTCATGTGGTGGGACCATGGCATGTACTACTGCACTGTGGAAGCACCAGGAGACACCTCAGGTGATGCGGACAAAGAAGTTAAGCTGATTGTTCTCC ATTGGCTCACAGTACTCCTCATCATTCTCGGtggcctcctcctccttctcctgatTGGTATATGCTGGTGCCAGTGTTGCCCCCAGTATTGCTGCTGCCACATCCAGTGTGGCTGCTGTCCAACACGGTGCTGCTGTAATCAGAAAG tgcTGGAACGGCAGAGGTTCATGAAGCGGGCTCAGGCACTTGCACCTTGGTTATCACCCAACATGATCTATGGAGCTGGTGACAGGAACTCAAAACTTTCCTCTTACCAGCTGAACCCCCTGCTGCAACAAG ATGTGTCTCTGCAGAACAGTCTTCCACTGGTGCAGCCACAAGCCCAGCTTTCCCATAACAACGGTGTTTTGGACTATCTGGAGTCTGAAATCCAAAACCTGAACATGTCCCAGCTGCGGCCACCCTCCCACCAGCGGCAGGCTGTGCATCCCAGCTTGCTGTCCTCACTGGGCTCCGACATCATGCCACCTCCTCTTGCTGACCACATCTCCTCCATCCATAGAAGCAGCAACTCCTCACAGCCACAAAGAGCTGCCCGTGCCCCCAGGCCCTGGGACTCTGCAGCAGAGGACAGAAGGGAAAACCGGAGGTGGCCCTTGCCTCGCAGTGGGGATTCTCATTCTAGCTACAGTCAggagccctgggacaggcagcGAGAGGATCATCCTCAGAGGCAGAGGACAGGTGGCTACAATGACAGGCCCCAGCACTCCAGACGGGATGTGTCACCCCCACGCCAAGCTGAGAGGGGcaagggcagcagcagtttCTATCCAGAGGAGACCAAGGAGCGCTCCAACCACTATCGTGGTGGGAGGCAGGAGTTCGGGGGAAGGCGAGAATATGAGCACCATGCTGGGAGGAGCAATTACTCTGGCCAGAGGCGCCACAGCTACTCCCCGCCCTCTTCTCGCAGGGGCTCGTGGAGCTCCTCAGAAGAGCAAGTCCGTCTGCCAGTGTCAAACCGCAGGCGGAGGAACCACAGGTCCCGGGAATGGCCAGAAGAGAAACCCCCCAGTTACCGCTCCTTAGAAATTATCCCAGCTCAGGACAAGAAACACAAAGGCAGCGCAGGGACCCGCTCG GACAGAGGAAGTTCCCACAGTGGAAGAAGCATAGTCATTTAA